The DNA segment GAACAAGGCGGTACCCACCTGCACGGCGCAGGCGCCCGCAGCAAAAAACTCGCGCGCGTGATCAGCCGTGGCTATGCCGCCTATGCCTATGATGGCAAGACTGCTGGCGGCGCGCGCATTCCTCGTGGCCTCCAGCGCCAGCGGCCTCAGCACTGGACCGCTTATGCCACCCATGGACGGCAGCTCGGGGACCGGGTCAAGTGCCAACGCCGCCTGGGAAACCGGCAGCGTATTGCTGATCGAGAGCGCCTGTGCGCCAGCCCGCTCGGCCGCGACCGAAAGAGCAGCAACGTCGCAGGCCGGCGAGAGTTTTACGGCCATAAATTTGCCCGTGACTTCGCGCACCGCCGCCGTCACCCGCGCACAGGCCTCGGCGTCCTGGCCAAACTCCAGGCCACCCTTCTCCACGTTGGGACAGGACAGGTTGAGCTCAACGCCATCAACACCGTCGGCACTATCGAGACGACGTGCAAGTTCGGCGTACTCCTCTACGCTTTCGCCGAATATATTGGCGATCACCCTGCCCCCGTGGCGCTCGCGCCACTCGGCGAGCCACGGCAACTTGTCACTTATGAACGCGTGGACTCCCGGGTTGGCCAGGCCGATGGCGTTGATCATCGCGCCCGGCACTTCGGTGATGCGACCGGAAGGGTTGGACGCCCACTCGGGCGCGTTGCCCTCGCGCGGCTCCAGGGACAGGCCCTTGGTGAAGATCGCGCCGATTTTTCCGAAGTCGACGCCGTCCACACGGTCTTCGAGCTCGCGGCCATAACCGCAGCAACCCGAGGCAAGGCCCACCGGTGTGGGCCAAGTGAGCCCGCCGACGTCTACCGACAAGTCGGTGGCCGCCGACATCAGGCGCCCGCCCCCTTCACGGTTTCCGCGGCGGCAAAAATATCTGCGGCTGCGTAGACCGGGCCGTCTTCACAGATGCAGCGCCAGCCCCCGCTCGCGTCGCGGTGTACGCAGCCGCGACAAACACCCCAGCCGCACCCCATGCGTGCCTCGAGGCTCACGTGGCAGGCTATCCCGTGTTTGCGCGCCACGGCGGCCACCGCCTCCATCATGCCGGTGGGACCGCAAGAAAAAATCATGTCCGGCCGGTCGTTTTCAAGGCGTGCGAGCAGGCAGTCGACCACGGTGCCCTTGAAGCCGGCCGAGCCGTCCAGGGTGGCCAGCTCCACGGTGGCACCCACGTCCTCCAGGGCGCCCGCAAAGCCACTTTGGCCCGCGTCCTGGGCGCCAAAAATTATCTCTACCCCTTCGCGTGCGGCCAGGTAGCCGAAGGGGGCAGCGCCCACTCCCCCGGCAACCGCCCAGCAGCTCCCAACGGGGTCGGGAAACTCGTTACCGAGCGGAGACAGCACGGCGAGTTCGTCGCCCGGCTGCGAGGCCAGCAGCTCCGCCGAACCCCGTCCCATGTTCTTGACCAGCAGGGCTACCCGATCGTCGCTGACCGTCAGAAAGAGTGAATAGGGCCGCGAAAGCACGCAACCGCCGCTGCCGGGAACCTCGACCATGGCAAAACACCCGCAGGCTGCGCCGCGGGCAAGATCCGGCCCTTCGAGATCCACTCGCGCCAGGCCCTCGCCCAGCGGCGTTATCTCTACAATCCGCGAACTTATGCGCCTTGCCTTCATGCTGCTTCCGACAATTATTCTTTCCCCTCCCCAATCGCAAAAGGGGGAGGTGTCAGAGACGTTGGTTTCGGATGCCTCCCCCTCTTGGCAGGGCTTGGCCGGGCGGCTAGTTTGCCATTGCCACCGACGGTCCATCAGCCGAAGGATAATTATCAGCATGAAAAATCAGAACCCCTCGGTTGCCATCATAGGCTCGGGCATGTCCGGGCTGTGCATGGCTATCAAACTCCAGCGGGCCGGGTTCGACGACTTCGACATCTACGAAAAGGCGGATTCGGTCGGCGGCACATGGCGTGAAAACACGTACCCGGGGTTGTCCTGCGACGTACCGTCGCACTACTACAGCTACAGCTTCGAGTTAAAATCGGACTGGACCAAACGTTTCTCTTCCGGTGAAGAAATTCGACAATACCTGGAGATGGTCGCCGACAAGTACGACGTGAGACGCTCTATTCGGTTCAACACCGAGGTCACCGAGTGCCGATGGCGCGGCGACAGCTGGGAACTGGACCTCTCGGACGGGACGAGCACACGGGCCGACGTGGTGGTATCAGCCACCGGGGTGCTGCACCACCCGCGCTATCCCGACATTGAAGGCATCGACTCCTTCAACGGAGCGTGCTTTCACTCGGCGCGCTGGAATCACGACGTCCAGTTGGACGGTAAGCGAGTAGGCGTAGTAGGCAACGGATCGACATCGATACAGATGGTCACAGAGCTGGTCTCCCGCGTCGACACGATGACCATGTTCCAGCGCACCGCACAGTGGGTCGCCCCCTCGGCGGACAAGGTCTACTCAGATAAATTCAAGAAAGCCCTTCGATATGTGCCGGGCCTGCAGTTCCTGGTTTACCACGCCCTGCGGATTTTTTTCGAGCAGATCGGCGGGCGAGCAGTGATTAGACCGGGTTGGCAGCGCACGCAGGTAGCGGCGGCCTGCCGGCGCAACCTGCAAAACGTGCGCGATCCCGAGCTCAGGGCCAAGCTCACGCCCGAGTACGAACCCATGTGCAAGCGACTGGTCATGTCGTCCGGCTTCTACGACGCCGTGCAATCGGATAACTGCTCAGTGGTTACCGAGAGCATAGAGCGAATTGAACCGACCGGGGTGCGCACCGCCGACGGCATCCTGCACGAGCTCGACGTACTGGTGCTGGCCACCGGTTTCGACCCCCACGCCTTCATGCGTCCGATTAACCTGGTGGGCGAAAACGGAGTCACCCTCGCCGAAGCGTGGAGCGAGGCGGTAATTGCTTACCGCACCATAGCGTTGCCTGGCTTCCCAAATTTTTTCATGCCGCAGGGTCCCAACGGACCCGTGGGCAACTACTCGCTTATGTCTGTCGCCGAAACGCAGTGCGACTACATAGTAAAGTGCCTCCGCTTACTGCAGAGCGGAAAGCTGCAGAAAATCTCCCCGAGACCCGAGGTCTGTGCCCAGCTGGAAGAAGAACGCATAAAGGCGCTAGCCACCTCGGTGTGGAGCACGGGGTGCAACAGCTGGTACCTCGACAAACGCGGCATACCGGCGTTATGGCCATACACGCCCGACCGCTTCAGGCGCGATCTTAATACACCCCGAATCGCCGAACTGAACGCTTCATAAGCTCGGCTTCAGTCCCAGGGCGAGAGCAGCCTGCCTACGCTGGGGTCAAGGCCGCCCTTGAGAGTATCGCGATATACCCGCTCCATGGCCTCCGGCCCGCTGTCGCGCCGTAGCTGCAGCCAGTCGTCTGTCCACTCGAGAAACTGCACGAGCGCGCCCCCTACTCTCTCCTGGAAGCCGGCGGCACCCCAGTCGCCAACTCGCTTTTCGGCCTGGGTCGGGGCAAAGAAAAACTCCGGCGCTGCACCCGGCAGGCCCGTGGTATCGCCAGACTGTTGCCAGTGGGTCACGCCGATCAGCAACGAGAACTTCACGTTGTCGCCGCAACGCTCGTGCAAGCTGCGCAGGACAGCAGCGTTGCCGGCCATGTCGACAAAGCCAAGCGGACAGCCGTCGTCTATTTCGTCCAACGCGTCGTAGGTCACCACCTTGTCGTAGCAGCCCAGGCCTTCAACGAACTCCCTGTTGCCCGGCGAGGTGAGCCCAGTGACCGCCAGCCCGCTTCGGCGCGACAGCGCCCAGGCAAGAGCGATGGCGGTCTTGCTCGAAGCACTGATGACAACCACCTCACGGGCACCGCCAAAGTCACTTTCGGCCAGGTAGTCGTCGGCGAGAAACGACGTCATGAACAAGCCCCTGAAAATCATCAACGCGTCTTCACGCTCGGCCCCGCCAACGGCCTGGTACAAGGGGTCCGAGGCCACGGGCGTGTACTGCCGGTAGAACAACGCGTGGGCCGAACGGTGTGGCGAGCGTCGATTATCACCGACTCGCCTTCGCGCTCGGCCTCGATGAGAAGATGCCGCGACATGGGAAAGAAGCCGAACACGCGCTCGCCCACCGCGACGGCCGGGTGACTCGACGCGAGCACGTCGGCAAAACCCATCACCGGTATACGCCCCCAGCCCTCATCAGCCGGAAAGAAGCCCCAGTAATCGAGCATGTCGCCGGCCACCGCGTAGGTGATGTTGTTGGCGGTCAACGCGAAGCGATCAACCCTGAACAGCACGCCACCCGCGGGCGGATCAAGGCTCACCTCGTTGGTCACGAATTCGCAGCGTGACCAGTCATCGCGTCGTATTCTGAAATCAAGTCCCTCGTTGTCGGCATCACTCATACGACGGCTATACTGCCCTAGTGCCGCTCTTGAGTGAACGCCTGCCACCCCCAATCGGGGGACAACAGGACAGCGAGCCTTGACGACAGGGCAATACCTGCACTAGTCTCACGAGCCAGGGGGAACCGCCGATGCCGGAATCTTTACCAACCACTCCTCGTAAGCTCAGCTGCTTGTCAGTGCTGATCGTCTCGTTACTGCTGACCGCCATCGCCGCCCCCGCCACTCCCGCCCGGGCCGAGTTGCGCCTGGTTGGCAGCGCGGCATTCCGTGTGACCGACGGCTTCACTATCATCCAAGAATCGGACCTGTTTTCGAACTTCCTGCCAGCGGGCAACGGCACGGTGTCGAGCGTCCCCTTCGCGGTCCAGGCCATAACCGGCGGTTCGACGGCGTCGGCTGTACTACCGGCCGCAGCCATGGGCATCTCCCACTACGGCATAGGCGTAGACACCTGCACGGAGAACCAGAACGTGTGGTCCTGCCACAGCGACGGCTACGACGGCGGTGCCTACGTGCAGTACTGGGACACAATTGCGGTGCAGTCATCCACGCTGACCGTGGGAACACCGGTCACGGTCACCCTGCACCTGGCGATGAGCTGGAATTCATTCTACCAGGCCAGCTTGGCGACGCTGTACGCTGGCGCCAACCGGTTTCGCGCCGTCGTGTCGTCGAGGAATCACGAGGGTGGCGACTTCGACGGACCCGTAGAGGTCACGGTGATAGGGGATGGTACTTCGAGTTCAGTGTCGCAGTTGGTGGTCAACTCCACGGTGGGTGGCGAAGTCGACATCGCCCTGGTGGACGAGTGCGGCTCCGACGCTTCGATCACCAGCAATTTCAATTTCACCCCGCCGATACCGGGCGACGCCTACGCGAGCTGCAAGCAGGGGCTGTCTTGGGGCATGAGCGTGGCCACTACTCGTTCGGCCACTCGTTCGGCAGCCACGGTAGACCTTGTTTCGAGCATCACCGGCAACCCGGTGCCGGGGGCAAGCAACGCGACCACGGCGAACGCGGCCGCCGCCATCCCCACCGACTCGCTGCTGCCCTGCGCTGACCCCGACGGAACGGCCTGCGACGACCTCAACACCTGCACCACGGGCGAGACCTGCCAGGGTGGACTGTGCACAGCAGCGAGCACGACGACCTGCAACGCGCCCGACCTGTGTACGGCGAGCGCCTGTAACCCCACCGACGGGCTGTGCGTGGACCAGGCCGTGAGCTGCCTGGCCAGCGACCAGTGCCACGCGGCCGGCGTGTGCGACACGATGACCGGCCTGTGTTCCGACCCGTCACTGGTCGATGGCAGCGCCTGCGATGACGATGATTTTCTGACCTGCGGAGACAGTTGCCAGTCGGGGACGTGCACCCCCGGACAGCTCAACTGCGGGTCGACTACCACGCTGTCGACCACGACAACGACTACGACAACGACTACGACCACTACCCTGCCCGCCCCGGCCCCCTCCTGCGCGGCAGCGCCACTGCCTTCTTGCAGCACTGGAGCGGTGACAAGCTTCCATCTTCGTGATCACGCGCTGGCGTCCAAAGACAAGCTGAAATGGAAGCTGGCCAAGGGCACAGCGCTCACCGTGGCCGACCTGGGCACCCCGGCGGGCGACACCGACTACATGCTGTGCGTGTACGACAGTGTCTCCCAGTCTACGCAGCTCGTCATCGAACTCCTCGTACCGCCCTCGGCCTCTGCCTGGAAGTGCAAGGGAAGTAAGTGCAGCTACAAGGACAAGGGCGGCGCCCAGGACGGCGTGCAGCAGGTCAAAGTGGCCGCGGGCAGCGCGGGACGCGGCAAGGCCCAGCTCAAGGGCCGCGGCTCGGGATTGCCGATTCCCGGCCCTGACTCGGTCGCCGCCTACTTCGCGGCCGACGACAGCGTGGCGGTGCAACTCGTGAACGACACGGGCACCTGCTGGACGAGCTCATTCACGGGCACCCACATACGCAAGAACACGGCGGACTTGTTCAAGGCCAAAGCCAAAAACTGATTCAGTCGCCGAAGTGTCGGCGGCGCTCGGCATAGAACTCGTCCGCGGGCTTGAACTCGGGTTCGCCGCCAAACTGTTCCTCGGTGACGCGGCGAAGTTCGTCCTCGCTCATCGCAAAGTCCCAGGGGCGCGCCTGCGGCTGCTGCACGTGAAAAGGCGAATCGCAGAACACCTCGACCCCGTTGCCATCGGGGTCCTTGAAGTATACCGACCAGGCGTTGCCATGATTCATCGCGTTGACTCCCGTGGCACGACCGTCGTCCTGCAGGCGCGCGGCCAGCTCCTTGACCTCGGCCAGCGAATCCACGCGGAAGGCCATGTGGTCGTAAGTGTTAGAAGCCCCGTCGCCCCTCACCGGCACGAAGGCCAACTGGTGATGGTCGGTCGCAACCTGGCTGAGAAAAGTCACTTCGACGCCGAGGTCCTGGTCGCCCAGCATGACCGGTCCGTGGTCACTGACCTCGAAGCCAAGCATATCGCGATAAAACCCTATCATTTCGTCCGCGTCGCATACGTACATAACAGCGTGAGACCATCTCAACTTCATATTCTTCGTTCCCCCGGCGTTTCCAGCCACCAAGCCTGCATTAAGAGCGCGGCTTATGCTAGATAAGGCCTCTCGGGGAGGAATTATACATGGCTTTCAGGCTTGCAAACATCAACAATCGGGCGGTCCTGGTTACCGACAACGGGGTTTACGACCTCGAACGGCACGGCGAGGGCTTCTCTTCCGAACCAATGGAGGCCATCGCAAGGTACCGCGAACTGCACGACGTAGCGGCCTCGCTCAATGGTTCGCCCGACGCCCAGCTTGACCCGGCAAACCTGGGCCCGCCGGTGCCGCGGCCACAGAAGGTGCTCGGCATAGGCCTCAACTACAGGGCCCACGCCGAGGAATCGAAGATGGATCTCCCCGAAAACCCGCTGGTGTTCAACAAGCTCAGCAGTTGCATCGTGGGCCCTTGCGACGACGTTATCGTCTACGGACCGACCACCGACTGGGAAGCCGAACTGGTGGTGGTCATGGGTACGCGCGCGCGCGACATCGCGGCCGAAGATGCCTGGGACAACATCGCCGGGGTGACCTGCGGGCAGGACATCTCGGAGCGCACCACCCAGTTCGCTTCCCGCCCACCCCACTTCGACCTCGGCAAGTCCTACGACACCTTCGGCCCCATAGGGCCCAGCATCGTCTCGGTTGACCAGCTCAACGACCCCAACGACCTGGCGCTGGCCTGCTCGGTCAACGGCGAACAGAAGCAGAACGCGCGCACCAACGATCTCATCTTCGACGTCCCGGCGCTGGTCGCTTACATCTCGGCCATCTGCACGCTGGAACCCGGCGATCTCATCTTTACCGGCACACCGTCGGGCGTGGGAGTGATGGCGGGCACTTTCCTGCAGCCGGGCGACGAGGTCACCACTACCATCGAGAGCATCGGCACGATGACCAACCGCTGCGTGGCGCGCGGGGAATAGCGTTGCTCGACGTTGCCATCGTGGGCGCGGGTCCCACGGGCGCGGTTGCAGCCAACCTGTGCGGCCTGCACGGCCTGTCGGCGGTAGCCTTCGACAGCGCGCCCGATGTCTATGACCTCCCGCGCGCGGTCGGCATGTGGGACGATGTGCAGCGAATCCTGGCCAACACCGGCCTGCTCGAAACGACGCTGCCGGTCATGTACGAACCCGTGGGCGCGGAGTTCGTAGACGCGTCCGGTAAACGCCTGATAGGCCTGGATTACCCGGGCGGATTGATTACTCCCAACGGCTACCCGGTCATCCGCATGTTTCACCAGCCGGGCATGGAACGCTCCGTCCGCGCGCACATAGCCGACTTGCCGGACGTGAACCTCCACCTGTCGCAGGAAGTCGTCGAATTCGAACAACACCACGACCACGTATCGCTGCAAGTCTGCGACCTCACCGACAACAACACGCGCCGAGTACAGGCCAAGTGGATGATCGCCTGCGACGGCGCCGCCAGCCCCACTCGCAAGGCCTGCGGCATCGACTGGCAGAGCCTCGGATACGACCGCGAATGGTTGGTGGTCGACGTCACGGTGACCGGCGAAGATCGACTGCCGCCCTGCGTACGACAGGTCTGCGACCCCGAAAGACCCACCACCATGATGCCGCTGCCATTGAACATGCGTCGCTGGGAGTTCCAGCTGCGCGACGGCGAAACCGCCAAGGAGATGGAGCGCCCCGAACGGGTGTGGGAACTGGTAGAAAAGTGGATGCCCCGGCAGGACGCCGAACTGGTTCGGGCGGCGGTCTACTGCTTTCACTCGACCATAGCCGAGACTTTTCGCAGCGACCGCGTGTTTTTGGCCGGCGACGCCGCCCACCAGACGCCGCCATTCATGGGCCAGGGCCTGTGCAGCGGATTGCGCGACGTCGACAACCTCGCCTGGAAGATAGCCCACGTCGAACGCGGGCTGGCGGGCGACGGCCTGCTGGACACCTACACTGCCGAACGACGCCCGCACACGCTCAAGGCCATCGAACACTCGGTTAAAACCGGCCAGCTGATCGACGCCTTTGCCGAGATGACACGCGGTGGGCCCGAACCGCCGCCCGAGTTGCAGGCCTACGCCTACGGAGGCGACGCACAGTTGCCTGATCTCTCCTCTGGACTGCTGGCCGGGCGCGACAGCAACTCGATAGGCCGCTTGGTGCCGCAGGCCCCGGCCGTGGTCGAAGGCAGGCACGGCACGCTCGATGAGCTTGTCGGCTTGCACTGGGCGGTTATCTCCGGGAAAGACCCGAGGGAAGCACTGGACGACGATGCCCTGTCCCGCTGGGAAAAACTTGGCGCGAGGTTCGTGACGATTCCCGAGCCGAGTGGCTCCATGCTGGCGCTGTTGCTCGAGCACGAGGTCGTCGTGGCCAGGCCCGATCGCGTTATTTTTGGCGAGGGAAGGGACCACCCGGCATTGTGATCCACACTGACGAAACCTGTATACGAAACTTGATACCGGAGGATACTCCATGAAATACGGCCTTTGCATTTTTCCTACCGCCTACTCCATTCAACCGGCAGAGCTTGCCGTGGCGCTCGAGGAGCGCGGCTTCGAGTCGCTGTGGGTCGCCGAGCACACGCACATTCCCTGCTCCCGAGAAACGCCGTGGCCCGGCGGTGCCGACCTGCCGCAGATGTACTACGACGTGTATGCGCCGCTGGTGGCGCTGGCCGCCGCCGCCGCGGCGACGACAACACTCAAGGTCGCAACCGGCGTAACGCTCGTGCCCCAGCGAGACCCCTTGATACTGGCCAAGGAGGTGGCCACGCTCGACCGCGTGAGCAATGGCCGTTTCATGCTGGGCGTGGGCGGTGGCTGGAACCGCGAGGAACTCGCCAACCACTATGACTTTCCTTTCGAGCGACGCTGGAAAGTCATGCGCGAACGCATTGAAGCCATGAAGACCATGTGGACGGAAGAAAAAGCAGCCTACCACGGTGAGTTCGTTGATTTCGACGAGGTGTTCTCCTCGCCCAAGCCAGTGCAATCGCCCCACCCCCCGATACACGTGGGCGGCGAAGCGCCTTACGGCATAAGGCGTGCGCTGCGCTACGGTGACGGCTGGATACCCATTGCCGGTCGCGCAGACACCGATCTCGTGGGCGACATGGCCACTTTTCGCAGCATGGCAGCAGAAGCGGACCGCGATCCGGACTCGATGGAGGTATCGGTATACGCCGCGCCCGGCGACACCGACGAACTCGGCCGCCTGCGCGACGCCGGCTTCGCACGCGCGGTGTTCATAGCCCCGTCGGCTACCGCCGAACAGGTGCTGCCCCTGCTCGACCACTACGCGTCGCTGGCAAAAGAGGTCGGCTGAACGGCGTGGGCGTGTACGCAGTAAGCGGCGGCGCTTCGGGCATAGGTGCCGCCATCGTGGTGACGCTTAGAGAGCGCGGTGACGAGGTCATCGTCGTCGACATACGCGACGCAGACATCGAGGCCGACCTTTCCACGGCCGACGGATGCAGGCAGGCCGTAGTCGAACTGGAGGGCCGTGCCCCCGACGGGCTTGACGGCCTGGTGGCCTGCGCCGGGCTGGGCCCCGTGGTGCGTCCCGCGTCGCTCATAACGCGGGTCAATTTTTTTGGCAGCCAGAGGCTCGTAGACGGCGCGCGGGAGCTCGTTGCCAGGAAGCGCGGATCGGTTGTCATGATCTCATCGAACTCGGCACCCATGGACAGCGACGACGAATACGTGGCCGCCCTGCTCGAACTCGACGAAGAACGTGCCTGCGCCATCGCCGACCGCATCGGCGACGGCCACACCGCCTACGCCGGATCAAAGAAGGCGATAACCCGCTGGATGCGTCGCAACGCAGCTGCGTGGGCGGCCGACGGTATGCGGATCAATGCCGTGGCGCCGGGCATCACCAGCACCCCGCTTACCGACAGCGCTTACGCCGACGAGACCCTGGGCCAGATCATGAAGGATTTTGGCGAGTCGGTACCCGTGGGCCGCCTGGGTCAGCCCGAAGACATCGCCGGCGCGGTGGCCTTCCTTCTGAGCGAAAAGGCGCAGTTCGTCTGCGGCTCGGTGCTGTTCGTTGACGGTGGTCACGACGCCATGCTGCGCCCCGACGAATTCTAGGCCGGCAAGCAGACTGCAGGCAACGGGTGGTCGTAGAGCCTGGCCGCGTTCTGGTGAGAAATCATCTTGATCTCTTCTGTCGGAAGATCCCCGAGTATCTTTTCCATGACGTCCTGGGTGTCAGGCCAGGTACCGTCACCGTGGGGATAGTCCGATTCGAAAAGCAGGTTCTCGACCCCGATTGTATGGCGTGTGCAGATCGTCGAGGGATCATCGATGATCGTAAACCAGAAATTACGTCGCAGGGTGTCGCTGGGCGAAATCTTCGGGTCCTGCCAACCCTGCCCATAACCCGAGCGCGCCATTATGTTGTCGGTCCTGTCGATGAGACCTGCCACCCAGCCTATGCCTCCCTCGGCAATAACAATCTTCAATTCCGGGAAACGCGCCGGGTAGCCGCTCCACAACCACTCGGCCGCGGTCGTAAAGGCCATCTGCGTAAATAACGTGGCTCCCATCTCCAGTCCCGGGCAGCCCGGTGCCATCGGCGCAAACCCCGAAGACGCCACGTGCAGGTTGATCACCGTACCCGTGTCCACGCAGGCCTTTATGATCGGATCCCAGTGGTCGTTATCAAAAATCGCGGGATACCCGAGGCGATGCGGCTGCTCGGGAAAAGTTACGGCCTTGAAACCGCGCGCGGCGTTGCGACGGATTTCTTCTGCCCCTTTTTTGGGGTCCGAGAGACAAGTAATCCCCATGGGCACCACGCGCTCGGGATACGCCGAGTACCATTCCTCGAAGTACCAGTCGTTCC comes from the Candidatus Binatota bacterium genome and includes:
- a CDS encoding SDR family oxidoreductase, with the translated sequence MYAVSGGASGIGAAIVVTLRERGDEVIVVDIRDADIEADLSTADGCRQAVVELEGRAPDGLDGLVACAGLGPVVRPASLITRVNFFGSQRLVDGARELVARKRGSVVMISSNSAPMDSDDEYVAALLELDEERACAIADRIGDGHTAYAGSKKAITRWMRRNAAAWAADGMRINAVAPGITSTPLTDSAYADETLGQIMKDFGESVPVGRLGQPEDIAGAVAFLLSEKAQFVCGSVLFVDGGHDAMLRPDEF
- a CDS encoding glyoxalase, yielding MKLRWSHAVMYVCDADEMIGFYRDMLGFEVSDHGPVMLGDQDLGVEVTFLSQVATDHHQLAFVPVRGDGASNTYDHMAFRVDSLAEVKELAARLQDDGRATGVNAMNHGNAWSVYFKDPDGNGVEVFCDSPFHVQQPQARPWDFAMSEDELRRVTEEQFGGEPEFKPADEFYAERRRHFGD
- a CDS encoding LLM class F420-dependent oxidoreductase is translated as MKYGLCIFPTAYSIQPAELAVALEERGFESLWVAEHTHIPCSRETPWPGGADLPQMYYDVYAPLVALAAAAAATTTLKVATGVTLVPQRDPLILAKEVATLDRVSNGRFMLGVGGGWNREELANHYDFPFERRWKVMRERIEAMKTMWTEEKAAYHGEFVDFDEVFSSPKPVQSPHPPIHVGGEAPYGIRRALRYGDGWIPIAGRADTDLVGDMATFRSMAAEADRDPDSMEVSVYAAPGDTDELGRLRDAGFARAVFIAPSATAEQVLPLLDHYASLAKEVG
- a CDS encoding NAD(P)/FAD-dependent oxidoreductase, whose translation is MKNQNPSVAIIGSGMSGLCMAIKLQRAGFDDFDIYEKADSVGGTWRENTYPGLSCDVPSHYYSYSFELKSDWTKRFSSGEEIRQYLEMVADKYDVRRSIRFNTEVTECRWRGDSWELDLSDGTSTRADVVVSATGVLHHPRYPDIEGIDSFNGACFHSARWNHDVQLDGKRVGVVGNGSTSIQMVTELVSRVDTMTMFQRTAQWVAPSADKVYSDKFKKALRYVPGLQFLVYHALRIFFEQIGGRAVIRPGWQRTQVAAACRRNLQNVRDPELRAKLTPEYEPMCKRLVMSSGFYDAVQSDNCSVVTESIERIEPTGVRTADGILHELDVLVLATGFDPHAFMRPINLVGENGVTLAEAWSEAVIAYRTIALPGFPNFFMPQGPNGPVGNYSLMSVAETQCDYIVKCLRLLQSGKLQKISPRPEVCAQLEEERIKALATSVWSTGCNSWYLDKRGIPALWPYTPDRFRRDLNTPRIAELNAS
- a CDS encoding DUF2855 family protein, with the translated sequence MGAYTGDGFCRRARVESPGRRGGRARVRLLSHVAASSHRGRARRRVGDNRRSPHRSAHALFYRQYTPVASDPLYQAVGGAEREDALMIFRGLFMTSFLADDYLAESDFGGAREVVVISASSKTAIALAWALSRRSGLAVTGLTSPGNREFVEGLGCYDKVVTYDALDEIDDGCPLGFVDMAGNAAVLRSLHERCGDNVKFSLLIGVTHWQQSGDTTGLPGAAPEFFFAPTQAEKRVGDWGAAGFQERVGGALVQFLEWTDDWLQLRRDSGPEAMERVYRDTLKGGLDPSVGRLLSPWD
- a CDS encoding amidohydrolase, with the protein product MGIKRPVVKGLLPDPEPRDVRYTFISVDDHVLEPPHTFEGRLPRDMQDHAPRVVETEEGHQVWSFEGQPYFQVGFMCVAGRPKEDYRIEPSRYEEVRPGCYLADARIKDMDLAGTWATVNFPSGVTGFGGTLFSEATDPGLGLACMRAWNDWYFEEWYSAYPERVVPMGITCLSDPKKGAEEIRRNAARGFKAVTFPEQPHRLGYPAIFDNDHWDPIIKACVDTGTVINLHVASSGFAPMAPGCPGLEMGATLFTQMAFTTAAEWLWSGYPARFPELKIVIAEGGIGWVAGLIDRTDNIMARSGYGQGWQDPKISPSDTLRRNFWFTIIDDPSTICTRHTIGVENLLFESDYPHGDGTWPDTQDVMEKILGDLPTEEIKMISHQNAARLYDHPLPAVCLPA
- a CDS encoding bifunctional 3-(3-hydroxy-phenyl)propionate/3-hydroxycinnamic acid hydroxylase — protein: MRGARGIALLDVAIVGAGPTGAVAANLCGLHGLSAVAFDSAPDVYDLPRAVGMWDDVQRILANTGLLETTLPVMYEPVGAEFVDASGKRLIGLDYPGGLITPNGYPVIRMFHQPGMERSVRAHIADLPDVNLHLSQEVVEFEQHHDHVSLQVCDLTDNNTRRVQAKWMIACDGAASPTRKACGIDWQSLGYDREWLVVDVTVTGEDRLPPCVRQVCDPERPTTMMPLPLNMRRWEFQLRDGETAKEMERPERVWELVEKWMPRQDAELVRAAVYCFHSTIAETFRSDRVFLAGDAAHQTPPFMGQGLCSGLRDVDNLAWKIAHVERGLAGDGLLDTYTAERRPHTLKAIEHSVKTGQLIDAFAEMTRGGPEPPPELQAYAYGGDAQLPDLSSGLLAGRDSNSIGRLVPQAPAVVEGRHGTLDELVGLHWAVISGKDPREALDDDALSRWEKLGARFVTIPEPSGSMLALLLEHEVVVARPDRVIFGEGRDHPAL
- a CDS encoding FAA hydrolase family protein; its protein translation is MAFRLANINNRAVLVTDNGVYDLERHGEGFSSEPMEAIARYRELHDVAASLNGSPDAQLDPANLGPPVPRPQKVLGIGLNYRAHAEESKMDLPENPLVFNKLSSCIVGPCDDVIVYGPTTDWEAELVVVMGTRARDIAAEDAWDNIAGVTCGQDISERTTQFASRPPHFDLGKSYDTFGPIGPSIVSVDQLNDPNDLALACSVNGEQKQNARTNDLIFDVPALVAYISAICTLEPGDLIFTGTPSGVGVMAGTFLQPGDEVTTTIESIGTMTNRCVARGE
- a CDS encoding dihydroorotate dehydrogenase — encoded protein: MSAATDLSVDVGGLTWPTPVGLASGCCGYGRELEDRVDGVDFGKIGAIFTKGLSLEPREGNAPEWASNPSGRITEVPGAMINAIGLANPGVHAFISDKLPWLAEWRERHGGRVIANIFGESVEEYAELARRLDSADGVDGVELNLSCPNVEKGGLEFGQDAEACARVTAAVREVTGKFMAVKLSPACDVAALSVAAERAGAQALSISNTLPVSQAALALDPVPELPSMGGISGPVLRPLALEATRNARAASSLAIIGIGGIATADHAREFFAAGACAVQVGTALFGDPDVCARICSGISVPV